In one Dama dama isolate Ldn47 chromosome 5, ASM3311817v1, whole genome shotgun sequence genomic region, the following are encoded:
- the ACOX1 gene encoding peroxisomal acyl-coenzyme A oxidase 1 isoform X3: MAAFIQRTRDNWHLRPDGNGSRFVHRGQPGPLDLHLGMFLPTLLHQATEEQQERFFMPAWNLEIVGTYAQTEMGHGTHLRGLETTATYDPETQEFILNSPTVTSIKWWPGGLGKTSNHAIVLAQLITQGKCYGLHAFIVPIRELGTHKPLPGITVGDIGPKFGYDEMDNGYLKMDSYRIPRENMLMKHAQVKPDGTYVKPLSNKLTYGTMVFIRAVLVGESARCLSKACTIAIRYSAVRHQSEIKPGEAEPQILDYQTQQYKLFPLLATAYAFQFVGAYMKETYHRINEDIGHGDLSELPELHALTAGLKAFTSWTTNTAIEACRMACGGHGYSHCSGLPNIYVNFTPTCTFEGENTVMMLQTARFLMKSYDQVHSGKLVCGMVSYLNDLPSQRIQPQQVAVWPTVVDINSPDSLTEAYKLRAARLVEIAAKNLQTEVIHRKSKEVAWNLTSIDLVRASEAHCHYVAVKLFTEKVLQIQEKSIQAVLRRLCLLYSLYGISQNAGDFLQGSIMTESQITQVNERIKELLTAIRPDAVALVDAFDFQDVTLGSVLGRYDGNVYENLFEWAKKSPLNKTEVHESYKHLKSLQSKL, encoded by the exons ATGGCTGCATTCATCCAAAGGACTCGAGATAATTGGCACCTACGCCCAGACGGAAATGGGTCACG CTTTGTGCATCGAGGGCAGCCTGGGCCTCTGGATCTTCACTTGGGCATGTTCCTGCCCACCTTGCTGCACCAGGCAACCGAGGAACAGCAGGAGCGCTTCTTCATGCCTGCCTGGAACTTGGAGATCGTTGGCACTTATGCCCAAACAGAGATGGGTCATG GAACCCATCTTCGAGGCTTGGAAACCACAGCCACTTACGACCCTGAAACCCAGGAGTTCATTCTCAACAGTCCTACTGTAACCTCGATCAAGTGGTGGCCTGGTGGAC TTGGAAAAACTTCGAATCATGCTATTGTACTTGCCCAGCTCATCACTCAGGGGAAATGTTATGGACTACATGCCTTCATTGTACCTATTCGTGAACTTGGGACCCATAAGCCTTTGCCAG GTATTACCGTAGGAGACATTGGCCCCAAATTTGGCTATGATGAGATGGATAATGGCTACTTGAAGATGGACAGCTATCGTATTCCCAGAGAAAACATGCTGATGAAACATGCCCAG GTGAAGCCTGATGGCACGTACGTAAAACCCCTGAGTAACAAGCTGACCTACGGGACCATGGTGTTCATCAGGGCCGTCCTCGTGGGAGAATCCGCTCGGTGTCTGTCTAAGGCATGCACCATTGCCATCCGATACAGTGCCGTGAGGCATCAGTCTGAAATCAAGCCAGG TGAAGCAGAACCACAGATTTTGGATTATCAAACCCAGCAATATAAACTTTTTCCCCTCCTGGCCACTGCCTATGCCTTCCAGTTTGTAGGCGCATACATGAAAGAGACCTATCATCGGATTAATGAAGACATCGGCCACGGGGACCTGAGTGAGCTGCCTGAG CTTCACGCGCTCACCGCTGGGCTGAAGGCTTTCACATCCTGGACAACAAACACTGCTATTGAAGCCTGTCGGATGGCCTGTGGCGGGCATGGCTATTCTCACTGCAGTGGACTTCCAAATATTTACGTCAATTTTACCCCAACCTGCACCTTCGAGGGGGAAAACACTGTCATGATGCTGCAGACGGCCAG GTTCCTGATGAAAAGTTACGACCAGGTGCACTCAGGCAAGTTGGTATGTGGCATGGTGTCCTACTTGAATGACCTGCCCAGCCAGCGCATCCAGCCACAGCAGGTGGCCGTCTGGCCAACCGTGGTGGATATCAACAGCCCCGACAGCCTGACAGAGGCGTACAAGCTTCGAGCAGCCAG attagtAGAGATTGCTGCTAAAAACCTTCAGACTGAAGTgattcacagaaaaagcaaggaggTAGCGTGGAACCTAACGTCCATTGACCTTGTTCGGGCAAGTGAG GCACATTGCCACTATGTGGCAGTTAAGCTCTTTACGGAAAAAGTCCTCCAGATTCAAGAGAAGTCCATCCAAGCTGTCCTAAGGCGTTTGTGTCTCTTGTATTCTTTGTATGGAATCAGTCAGAATGCAGGGGATTTTCTTCAG GGGAGCATCATGACAGAGTCTCAGATCACCCAGGTGAACGAGCGCATAAAGGAGCTGCTGACTGCGATTCGCCCTGACGCGGTCGCTCTGGTGGATGCATTTGATTTTCAGGATGTGACACTGGGCTCTGTGCTTGGCCGCTATGATGGGAATGTGTATGAAAACTTGTTTGAATGGGCCAAGAAATCCCCACTCAACAaaacagag GTCCATGAATCTTACAAGCACCTAAAGTCACTGCAGTCCAAGCTCTGA